In Arcanobacterium canis, the sequence CTTCGGAGCCGGAACATAAGGCTCAGGCGCAGCTTTCCCTTCAGGGAGTGGGAACTTCTCTGCCGCCAAATCTGCCAAGGCAACACTCATATACTCATGCATGACAATGCCCGGCAAATTACCGCCTGCCACCTGGGTCTCGCCGCCGAACGGTGCAAGTTTTTCTTCCTCACCATTGGGGCCAACCTGAATCATGTCCACAACAGTCGCGAGTTGCGGGGTGTAACCGCCGATCCATGCGGACCACGGCCCTGACGAAGTGCCGGTTTTTCCCGCCATCGGGTGTCCGGAAACTCCCTTTCCTTCAGCAGTTCCACCCCAGTCATAGACACCTTGCATCATCTGGTTCATCGTGCGAACATGGTTCGCCTCGATCACCTGATTAGCTGAAGTCGGACCAGTGTAAATAACGTTTCCAGCTTTATCTTTCACCTCTCGAATGAGATGCGGGGTGGCTTGCTTTCCGTCATTGGCGAGTGTGCCAAATACCTTGATCATGTCAATCGGGCGTGCAGATGCGGATCCCAGAACATTTCCGACACGTGAATCCAGACCCGGGGTTTTCTCAGGTAAACCGAGATCAATCGCAGCCTGTTTTGCCTTCTCAGCCCCCACCTTCTCGTTCAAGATGATGAAAGGAGTATTGATCGATTGAGCCGTCGCGCGAGCGAGCGTCACAGAACCGTGGTCACGCTGGTCAACGTTGTTGAAAGTCGTCTTGCCAACTTTGTAATGTGCAGGTGAATTCACGCGTGAATACGGGCCCCATCCTTCACGAACGGCAGCAAGCAAGCCAAAAACTTTGAACGTTGAGCCACCCTGGGCACGGTCTTGTGTCACGAGGTTTCGCTGACGCTTCGCATAGTCAGCACCACCGTAAAATGCCACGATTTCACCGTTTGTCGGATTCATCGACACAGCTCCGACGTAGTTATTCTTGGGACGATCTTGCGGAAGCTTCGTCACTGCTTCTTCGAGAGCTTTCTGATTCTTTGGTTCGATCGTTGTGGTCACGCTAAATCCACCACGATCAACTTCTTCTTCGCTAAATCCACCCTGGTTAATGAGTTCGGCCTTCACTGCCGTGACAATGTAGCCGGTAGTTCCCTTGAGCGAATCATTTGCCGACGAGGGGATCGTCTTCGGCATTGTTTTGCTGGCCCCGTTGTACTCCGCCGCAGTGATCCAACCGTCTTCTTTCATCAGTTTCAACACGCGTTCGTAGCGTTGCTGAGCCCGTTGAGGACTAATCGCAGGATCCCACGCTGAGGGTGCAGGGATGATCCCTGCAATAAGGGCCGATTGTTCGAGAGTGAGATCTTTGGCAGAGACATTGAAGTATGCCTTCGCTGCAGATTCGATACCGTACGTACCTCGCCCAAAATAAATGGTGTTGAGGTAGTTTTCCAGAATTTGTTCCTTGGATTGACTGCGATCAATTTTTAAAGCGAGGAGAGCTTCTTTGCCTTTGGAAATCAATGACGTATTCGTTCCGGTGTAGTAGCGCTCGGCATACTGCTGCGTCAACGTTGACCCACCTTGGGTCGGCAAGCCGCGAATATTGTTCCAGAATGCGCGCGCAATGCCCTTCAAATCCACACCGTTATTTTGGTAGAAACGACGATCTTCGCTGGCCACCACTGCGTTGCGCACGAACGGAGAAATCTTGTCCAACGGAACTGAATCACGATTCACCTTGGAAAATGATCCGAGCTTCGTTTTTCCGTCCGCATAGTAGGTCATCGTGTTCTGGGCCAGTGCGAAGTCTGCAGGCGCCGGGATTTTTGTCGCCGCATACAGCCCTGCCAGACTTCCGAAGCCAAGGGCGATCAACAGTAAAAAAGCTCCAATAACTACACGCCACGAAGGCACCCACCGGCGAACCGGACCGTAGCCCGCGCGCGGATAGTTCCACCCTTTTACACGCTTCGGCTTGGTCTTCGCCTTCGTTGACGTCACCATATTTCCCTCACTTGTCGTTGTTTGTATGCCTTCTAGGCACTTTAAGTTGCCCAGTTAACCCAGAGAGCCGACGGTGGTTCTTCTTCTGACCCTCGCCCGTATCTTCGTTTGAAAATCCAACAAAAGGATTTCGGAACTCGACAAATTCATCTTCTACTTCAGCATCAATATCGTAAAAACCTTCACGCCGACGCGTTTTCGCGTCGTCTTCTGAAATGAGGAACGCGTCAACCCACCTGCTCCTGGGGTCAGAGTCTACTAGGAGAGCCTTGAAGAAAAGTGTGAGAGGCACCGCAAGAATGGACCCCAACCATCCCACAATGACCGTCCAAATCGTCAACGAGATAAAGGTGACCGTCGTCGATAGGCCAACACGATCGCCAGTAAACTTCGGTTGGATGAAGGTCTGGATGACCACATTCGACACCACGTAGAGCACGGCCACCCACATCATTGACTGCCATCCCTGATCCAGCAAGGCCATGAGCATCGGAGGAACAACACCCACGAAGAATCCCACATTCGGGATGTAGTTCGTGATGAACGCCCACACACCCCAGGTCCATGCAAGCGGCACACCAAGCATCTGCATACCGATAGCATCAATCACTGCCACGATCAGACCAAAAACAGTGGAGATGATCCAGTACTGACGAACCCTGCGTTCAAAGCTGCCCAATGCCGAAGCGAGGTGTGAGTGCGTCATTCGCATGATCGTATTTCGTGACCCGAGCACCATCGTATCCACCGTGATGAAGAACAATGCCACCACAACGATCATGATCAGCCCGCCCACCGACGAGACGTAATCGAACAAGCTCCATGCCCATCCCACAACCGAATTGAAATTCAGTTGATTGAGATAGACCGAGAAATCCTGTGTTTCGATCCCCTTGTCCTGAGCGAACTGCAAGACAGTTTGAACGATGTTTTCAAAGTTATCTGAGTACTTCATGAGTGTTGCCGGCAGAGGCATCAGCGACAACACAGTGATTCCCACAACGATCAAAATAAAACCCACCACGGTGATGATCATCGCGGTGGCAGCAAGCCATGACGGCCAGCCCTTCTTCATGAGCCATTGGCCGATTGGACGGAATGCCAGCACGATAGTAAACGCCAAGAAAACCGGGCCGAAAACATTCTGAATTGCTGAAAGGCCCGCCCCCACAATCACCAGGAGAGCAAGGACAGCGAGAATAACGATTCCGTTGATTTTCCCACTGGCCTGAATAACTTCCTCGCTGTCAATGCCAGCATTGTGATCGTCATGGGCAGGCTGTGACGATTCAGCATCAGGTTGGACATGCTGAGCCTGAGGCTCAACATCTGAATCACTCGCGCGCTCCGGTGCGAGTGGGGTTTCGTTTTCCACTTTCCTCTCCTTCGTTCACGTTTATTGTGCCCGATGGGTGCGACACTTTTTGTCGAACACTCGCCCACGGCGCAACTTCAGAGATTACTCACTGAGGATTCCTCGTATTTTTCGCCGACGCCGACGCGTAAATACGCTGCCCCGCACACCACACACAGGACAGTCGCCACACAAAAGACGATTCGGCTCCATCCCTCAGGTGGCAACACTAAAATCGCAGCGAGAGCAGCCAAAATAAAGGCCATATTAAAAGCCATGTCATAGAAGGCGAAAGCTCGTCCGCGATAGCGGTCTTCCGTGCTGGCCTGGACGATCGTATCCACCGCAATTTTCGATCCTTGTGCAGAAAATCCCGCGAGCACTGCTGCGATATGCAGCCACGGAGCGTGCCATGAACCAGCAACAATCGCCTGTGACACTGCCATGATTCCGAAACACCAACATACCCACGCCCACGGACTCATCACATTATTTGCGATCGGCGTCGCCACCACTGCGAGTGCATTACCTGCAAACGAGACGCCCCCAACCAGCGCAAATTGCGCGAATCCAGCGGAGGTATTCATTGGATCCGCTAAGAGATGTCGAGAGATGATGATGAGCGCGACGAAGTTGAGACCGTAGAAAAAACGGTGTGAGGCAATCGCCATAAGCGCAAGAGCAGGGATGCGCCGTTGGATGAGATAACGCGCCCCACTAGCCATATCGGAAGTGACCTTTCTCA encodes:
- a CDS encoding transglycosylase domain-containing protein, whose amino-acid sequence is MVTSTKAKTKPKRVKGWNYPRAGYGPVRRWVPSWRVVIGAFLLLIALGFGSLAGLYAATKIPAPADFALAQNTMTYYADGKTKLGSFSKVNRDSVPLDKISPFVRNAVVASEDRRFYQNNGVDLKGIARAFWNNIRGLPTQGGSTLTQQYAERYYTGTNTSLISKGKEALLALKIDRSQSKEQILENYLNTIYFGRGTYGIESAAKAYFNVSAKDLTLEQSALIAGIIPAPSAWDPAISPQRAQQRYERVLKLMKEDGWITAAEYNGASKTMPKTIPSSANDSLKGTTGYIVTAVKAELINQGGFSEEEVDRGGFSVTTTIEPKNQKALEEAVTKLPQDRPKNNYVGAVSMNPTNGEIVAFYGGADYAKRQRNLVTQDRAQGGSTFKVFGLLAAVREGWGPYSRVNSPAHYKVGKTTFNNVDQRDHGSVTLARATAQSINTPFIILNEKVGAEKAKQAAIDLGLPEKTPGLDSRVGNVLGSASARPIDMIKVFGTLANDGKQATPHLIREVKDKAGNVIYTGPTSANQVIEANHVRTMNQMMQGVYDWGGTAEGKGVSGHPMAGKTGTSSGPWSAWIGGYTPQLATVVDMIQVGPNGEEEKLAPFGGETQVAGGNLPGIVMHEYMSVALADLAAEKFPLPEGKAAPEPYVPAPKYQAPEPTPTPEPTPTPEPSTKAPEEKPKPQPTKENSKPSVPENSGEPPANDGGLNHTYPPPAPPGQEPANHSVQQGK
- a CDS encoding AI-2E family transporter: MENETPLAPERASDSDVEPQAQHVQPDAESSQPAHDDHNAGIDSEEVIQASGKINGIVILAVLALLVIVGAGLSAIQNVFGPVFLAFTIVLAFRPIGQWLMKKGWPSWLAATAMIITVVGFILIVVGITVLSLMPLPATLMKYSDNFENIVQTVLQFAQDKGIETQDFSVYLNQLNFNSVVGWAWSLFDYVSSVGGLIMIVVVALFFITVDTMVLGSRNTIMRMTHSHLASALGSFERRVRQYWIISTVFGLIVAVIDAIGMQMLGVPLAWTWGVWAFITNYIPNVGFFVGVVPPMLMALLDQGWQSMMWVAVLYVVSNVVIQTFIQPKFTGDRVGLSTTVTFISLTIWTVIVGWLGSILAVPLTLFFKALLVDSDPRSRWVDAFLISEDDAKTRRREGFYDIDAEVEDEFVEFRNPFVGFSNEDTGEGQKKNHRRLSGLTGQLKVPRRHTNNDK
- a CDS encoding MFS transporter encodes the protein MKLRECLSYRQFRRLLAIRLVSQTGDGFFQVGLATLLIFNPTKAATAGQIAIAFAILLVPFTVIGPFAGPLLDRWRRRNVLVVGNAVRLVLAGILAVLIETVGDTPVVYILALSALGMNRFLLAGLSAALPHTLPLRLYLIANSITPTLGSLMAALGGGIGALLALTLPTTWVSGGSLVAAAVIFGLSSLLSVVFFDAGALGPRTPPTSSAWGDMRKVTSDMASGARYLIQRRIPALALMAIASHRFFYGLNFVALIIISRHLLADPMNTSAGFAQFALVGGVSFAGNALAVVATPIANNVMSPWAWVCWCFGIMAVSQAIVAGSWHAPWLHIAAVLAGFSAQGSKIAVDTIVQASTEDRYRGRAFAFYDMAFNMAFILAALAAILVLPPEGWSRIVFCVATVLCVVCGAAYLRVGVGEKYEESSVSNL